The Accipiter gentilis chromosome 7, bAccGen1.1, whole genome shotgun sequence genome includes a region encoding these proteins:
- the RIPOR1 gene encoding rho family-interacting cell polarization regulator 1 isoform X2, with protein sequence MERAGVGAAKSLHELPACSPSMGVEQRGCTEPGPLSPRASSLASPGTWRPSRSHSTMSLSVRPQRRVLVTKINRSQSFAGVNSTADRPFRNLSPFTPTVSRKTGSRVSRMFSMSHKSPPPKVPQPNRLDEVYEALKKGLTAYLEVHQMELEKLSTQIRESKRNSRLGFLYDLDKQVKSIERFLRRLEFHASKIDELYEAYCIQRRLRDGAHNMVKAYSTGSPGSREARESLAEASKGYKEYTENMCLLENELESQLGEFHVRMKGNTSCSILGLLPACLLPADAPLPSLAGLAGFARLCAGDQYEIFMKYGRQRWKLRGRIEVNSKQVWDSEEMVFLPLVTEFLSIKVTELKSLANHVVVGNVSCETKDLFAALPQVVAVDINDLGTLKLSLEVTWNPFDKDDQPSAASTVNKASTVNKRFSTYNQSPPDTPSLREQAFYSPGRAANKHGWSLLDIFRETLFEKLSQSCSCGDVSSAELGRWPQQGRNMLRRQEELENGTAWSISSESSDDSSSPQLSGSARHAAHKPIVQPEVQASAPAIEISFSQQPEEARAGPRAGGVGVPPAGSQPEELGSCKKETVANGHVPYSRTLSHISEASVDATMEAKAVESPWEPAPSPEEDAGMGEQDVDPLPGASVVATMAGQDRGAEAKPRASVAWAVTCEAEAGGAEPTQSRVPVQGGCGTRDPAVLAQASAEERPVPAPPLPADIPEVPRGKVVDSGLEEAIGLLGSALDDYRGQFPELQPLERELKRLEEMLLQKQGIFLSRASSISLTVEHALESFSFLNTSDMEDSEGSEEDPLQDERRAGRPRRSSRATSAGETGADDTGMCSGSEASTDPMTTGNEFLDKALVLHLNNCNRLLLKLGTFGPLRCREMYALDRLMREAQVLEIVCQLTEERAGVASSAAEVVQFSTQKEGVLPLWDCCVEVPNVYTCPVERFLQVLSAQYAAPISERHPGLADAVCVKLLEDVMNRRLPRRPGSAQGEQITIFQYWSHFESLGTLVLDIYMMELAEEALLAQNLNSDDQDVVLRALKRVPEGRLKKEGLKALSLLLVEGNSKVVSAVSAQLRSLAENPRFRQRALVCYLEQLEDEEVQTRVAGCAALGCLKAKESIEQLVYLCQTDKEPVREAAKQSLMLCDGTERTI encoded by the exons GGAGGCCCTCCAGGTCACACTCAACGATGTCACTGTCTGTGCGCCCGCAGCGCCGAGTCCTCGTCACCAAGATCAATAGGAGCCAGTCCTTTGCAGGAGTGAATTCGACGGCCGACCGGCCCTTCAG GAACCTCTCGCCCTTCACCCCCACCGTCTCCCGCAAGACTGGCTCCAGGGTCAGTAGGATGTTCTCAATGTCCCACAAATCCCCACCACCCAAGGTGCCTCAGCCCAACCGCCTGGACGAGGTGTACGAAGCTCTCAAGAAGGGCCTGAC AGCCTACCTGGAGGTGCACCAGATGGAACTGGAGAAGCTCAGCACCCAGATCCGCGAATCCAAGAGGAATTCACGCCTG ggCTTTCTCTACGATCTGGATAAG CAAGTGAAGTCAATTGAGCGCTTCCTGCGTCGCCTGGAGTTTCATGCTAGCAAG ATAGATGAGCTCTACGAGGCTTATTGCATCCAGCGGCGGCTCCGTGATGGAGCCCACAACATGGTCAAGGCTTATAGCACGGGCTCACCGGGCAGCCGGGAGGCACGCGAGAGCCTGGCTGAGGCCAGCAAGGGCTACAAGGAGTACACGGAG AACATGTGTTTGTTGGAGAACGAGCTGGAGAGCCAGCTGGGCGAGTTCCACGTCCGGATGAAAGGTAACACATCCTGCTCCATCCTGggcttgctgcctgcctgcctgctgcctgctgatGCCCCTCTGCCTTCTCTTGCAGGACTGGCAGGCTTTGCCCGGCTTTGTGCTGGTGACCAGTATGAG ATCTTCATGAAGTATGGACGGCAGCGGTGGAAACTGCGGGGGCGCATTGAGGTGAACAGCAAGCAGGTGTGGGACAGCGAGGAAATGGTTTTCTTGCCCCTCGTCACTGAGTTCCTCTCCATCAAG gtGACAGAGCTAAAGAGCCTGGCCAACCATGTTGTGGTGGGCAATGTGTCCTGTGAGACCAAGGACCTCTTTGCGGCTCTACCCCAGGTAGTGGCTGTGGATATCAATGACTTGGGCACCCTCAAACTCAGCCTGGAGGTGACCTGGAA CCCCTTCGACAAGGATGACCAGCCCTCAGCAGCCAGCACTGTCAACAAGGCCTCCACAGTGAACAAGAGGTTCTCCACCTACAACCAGAGCCCGCCTGACACACCATCCCTGCGGGAACAGGCTTTCTAC AGCCCGGGGCGGGCGGCCAACAAGCATGGTTGGTCCTTGCTGGACATCTTTCGGGAGACACTCTTCGAGAAGCTGTCTCAGAGCTGCTCCTGCGGCGACGTCTCCTCGGCCGAGCTTGGGAGATGGCCGCAGCAGGGCCGC aacATGCTGCGGcgccaggaggagctggagaacgGCACGGCCTGGTCCATCTCCTCCGAGTCCTCGGACGACTCCTCCAGTCCCCAGCTGTCTGGCAGCGCCCGCCATGCTGCGCACAAGCCTATCGTGCAGCCCGAGGTGCAGGCCTCCGCCCCCGCCATCGAGATCTCCTTCTCCCAGCAGCCAGAGGAGGCCAGGGCTGGGCCCAGGGCTGGCGGCGTTGGCGTCCCCCCCGCCGGCAGCCAGCCGGAGGAGCTGGGCAGCTGTAAGAAGGAGACGGTGGCCAACGGGCACGTGCCCTACTCCCGGACTCTGAGCCACATCAGCGAGGCCAGCGTGGATGCCACAATGGAGGCCAAGGCTGTGGAGAGCCCCTGGGAGCCTGCGCCCAGCCCGGAGGAGGACGCAGGGATGGGGGAGCAGGACGTGGACCCCCTCCCCGGCGCCTCGGTGGTAGCCACCatggcagggcaggacaggggtGCTGAGGCCAAGCCCCGTGCCTCTGTGGCGTGGGCTGTCACCTGTGAGGCGGAGGCTGGCGGGGCCGAGCCAACGCAGAGCCGGGTGCCAGTACAGGGCGGCTGCGGCACCAGGGACCCCGCAGTGCTGGCACAAGCCTCCGCGGAGGAGAGGCCtgtccccgccccgccgctgccggccgACATCCCCGAGGTGCCGCGGGGGAAGGTGGTGGATTCGGGTCTGGAGGAGGCCATTGGCCTCCTGGGCTCAGCCCTGGATGACTACCGGGGGCAGttcccagagctgcagccccTTGAACGGGAGCTCAAGCGcctggaggagatgctgctg CAGAAGCAGGGCATCTTCCTCAGCCGGGCCTCCAGCATCAGCCTGACAGTGGAGCATGCGCTGGAGAGCTTCAGCTTTCTCAACACCTCTGACATGGAGGACTCGGAGGGCTCTGAGGAGGACCCTCTCCAAGACGAAAG gagggctggcagACCCCGGCGCAGCAGCAGGGCCACCAGCGCTGGTGAGACGGGGGCAGACGACACCGGCATGTGCAGCGGCTCTGAGGCCAGCACCGACCCCATGACCACCGGCAACGAGTTCCTGGATAAGGCCCTGGTGCTTCACCTCAACAACTGCAACCGCCTGCTGCTG AAGCTGGGCACCTTCGGTCCCCTGCGATGCCGGGAGATGTACGCCCTGGACAGGCTGATGCGGGAGGCGCAGGTGCTGGAGATCGTGTGCCAGCTGACGGAGGAGCGAGCGGGAgtagccagctctgctgctgaag TGGTGCAGTTCTCGACACAGAAGGAGGGCGTGCTGCCCCTTTGGGACTGCTGCGTGGAGGTGCCCAATGTCTACACCTGCCCCGTGGAGCGGTTCCTGCAGGTGCTCAGCGCCCAGTATGCGGCACCCATCAGCGAGCGGCACCCTGGCCTGGCTGATGCCG TGTGTGTGAAGCTGCTGGAGGATGTGATGAATCGGCGGCTGCCCCGGCGGCCTGGCAGTGCCCAGGGCGAGCAGATCACCATCTTCCAGTACTGGAGCCATTTTGAGTCACTCGGCACGCTGGTACTCGACATCTACATGATGGAGCTGGCAGAGGAAG CGCTGCTGGCGCAGAACCTCAACTCAGATGACCAGGACGTGGTGCTGCGTGCCCTGAAGCGTGTGCCCGAGGGCCGCCTGAAGAAGGAGGGACTGAAGGCCCTGAGCCTGCTCCTCGTTGAGGGCAACAGCAAGGTGGTGAGCGCTGTGTCGGCCCAGCTCCGCAGCCTGGCGGAAAACCCCCGCTTCCGCCAACGG gcCCTCGTGTGCTACCTGGAGCAGCTGGAGGATGAGGAGGTGCAGACGCGTGTGGCAGGGTGTGCAGCGCTGGGCTGCCTGAAG GCCAAGGAGAGCATCGAGCAGCTGGTTTACCTGTGCCAAACCGACAAGGAGCCTGTGCGGGAGGCAGCCAAGCAGAGCCTGATGCTGTGCG ATGGCACTGAGAGAACCATCTGA